In the genome of Amphiura filiformis chromosome 11, Afil_fr2py, whole genome shotgun sequence, the window gtttgcgtcctacgtcatctgtcaatcaaactcgagcacggtttgtttacaattgtcgtgatgatatgagttgctgaactcGGCGACATGGTgcctttcgcgaaggcaccatgtcaacaatgcctagaaaagttgctttttgccttgtaaaagaacgtatttttcgccattttctgctattccctTTCTCctatcggcaccagataaatcgaccttccttaaacgcgctattaaccaatcaaggatcgtagggaatttgattgacagtgacgtcagatttttttatctgtgtcgtcaattatataaatatttgggAGTATCAGAGAATGACGTTttgatttttggtattttttgacaagcaaagatattttaaatagtgagattttcaatttttaagaAGTTGCAATGCTCAAAATTGTTTACCCAATAATTAATTTGACGGATGTTGAGAACGCCATAATTATTTGGTTTTACAAAGTGACGTATTTAGTAtccgtcagtattatgatcatCGCAATATCCTTTCGCAAACTTGGTTTgaatttaatgctaatttattgcacattaattacctttttgaaatagccgagtgtaaaaaattaaagcaacaaataacgtgtaaaggTTGAATAGTAAATAACGAAGCTTGATCACGTCTAAAGTAGCAGGAAAAATTAGCAAAAATGCGTGTCACAATCACAAAAACGTTCATAtaatcaagcaagaaaaagcgcgggcgtcaaaaacttgtgtcatattggataataactaaagttagcttgtctgaaaaattcatgaaatttggtagcCGTATATTGAATATGTTGAAATATTGGCTTGCAGAGTATCTCTGTGCGTGACTATTGTCACGCGATGTATAATACgggtaattctcgctattcgcaataagggcgccgccagcggtttgcgatgtatcatgggaaaaatcgtgatgtatcatgggaaaaggtcgacatcaagtccgcgcaatacgaatattaccatgctattacataggaacacgtgacaatatttttagtttgtcaatataacggtattacacaaatcgatagaaaaaaattaattgtgcacatttcaaatcacattggTAAGTATTATTGActtatcgattcgcgtgtaacacctttattttgacaaaactggcggcgcccttattctTTGAatcaaaccgctggcggcgcccttattgcgaatagcgagaattctttACCCTATAAACAAACTTTCCTTGTTAATTGTCCATTGGTGGTTTTCTACCTTGAAATAATGTTCCCGACGTTTAAACGATTTTAAAGACAGCATAAATGTCGGTATCACATTATTTAGATGATGTAAATGAATTCCAGAAATAGTGTACACGAGTAAGCCACTTAGTGAGAATAAGATTGCTTTTAATCAGAAATTTTttaatatcgaacgaaagctaacacactttttctcattaggtcaacagataacgaaattcaatgttatagcaaagcGAATGTGTTAAATttgttgaccaaaatgtaggttttaaaagtctaaacctcaagtgttccttacaataatttttcaaatttggtgtcattaaatggaagagcacacttatagtgtccatatactagcctcattagaaagagcaatggccaatttttatttaaattgcaaatcttgtgcaaaaagttactattttcgcctgttttgtcatacggttgtaaattcaatgaactatgtaCTTTGCTAAAAAGTGCTTAAAAATTGATATGATAACATagaaaaaagttagggtcgggccttggtgctttaccatgtttacggcgTAAAAGATACTGTCtcaaaatgatcaaatacaacGGACGGGTCAGATTGTTATGGAAATAACTTTGTGCCATCTCAATAAtcatgcacggttgtttgatgggatcatttattagtttttcaaacaaacatCCTGtataacccaattttaggcttaaaccgCTACAAGCGATACTATGCTagtgtatacagatgcttttgagtaattttcaaataattcacttttacagcatttcTAAAGCTTTtttcagatataaaatgtatttattcGGACAAAATTGGTGGTGCTATTTAGTTACTGTAAATTACACATCAAGCTTTTAATAAAATCCTtttatttttgatgaaatatgtttataaaatttctttgttacttgtttcacctattccatctgtttttatggcagtattgatcacctactgcttgcaaattaagaaaaacgatttaggataaatagcgccagctatagtttgcatttagttaataatgaagccaattctatatacatcaaacaaccgtgcatgtACTCTATACAGCTaccaaggattattaaatcaggatgtgacacttcataatttgcatgtgtccacttcatatgttaatagcatattgttattaaaatgatggtctgacctggccagagggcgttaatataatagacgtttgatcaagggacagagtagttgccgtttgtatcggctaccgaacgaaacataattattatgcacattccgaccagactagctttgccaggcagaGTAGGCCATGACGTGTAGGTCTATGTGCCGAACGTACATTGTAAAGTATTTGCATAactcttttgcatgaaactgtacttgtcatctaaaacaaacaaacaaaaacaatattatttgaagttttaatttaaaaaaaattaccctattttactacggtaaattaagatggcgcTAAATTACCATGTcaattaaccggtaatttaccgactcacaacactgacatgaatacaagttttagtattatttaataatattatttcctctatcgtttgatgtacaatggtacaggttgggggggaggggcaaaatagttttgtacttaatataagggtggggtcataacagttgtaggtccattaacttgtgagaccggggctcaacaaagttttgggttcacgaagaggggataggggggttaaaaaatttgtaacacgaaaaaatatattgtccccaccaaagtatttctgaacactccctaaacttagttgattttcagcaaatgttatttttcagtgagttttgcttttattctgtgttaaattatggcaaacggaatcaaaatattatgaagcaaggaaacaaatactataatcgctcctgggtgtcacccatgcatactttttgcataccggtaggggcctattgccaatcacaaagtttgaaattgtaattgtttaatgtaggctactccctaacagaatacgtttataggcacgctggcgaagtgacgtatttaaatcggattaactaccataacaatagatgaatacaattttgactatatcgcccgcactcacgttcatgcagtaggacctaccgatgcattgaaccatagatgtcaaagaaatgctaatcactcatgcacctgtaagattagtctctttgaaaagaacggtattgtattcaatctattatatgattgaagacaggtagtaacagacggcttgacgtgagcctatgatttttttctggggtcttgtggtgtacgctggttatcatcgatgttgaagtgcctataatagttcaatgtaagaaaatgagccaatagacgtgatgaataaagatcggatttttggattattagtggcggtatacaattaaatgtcaaaattacggtgcttttctacttttcaacaataattcatactggcaggctacaccaataagtgtatttagtgcagattgatatttttcgggatacttttccacagggaggaagcacatggcaaaaactattgccgcgggtgccattttggaaggtcacgtgatttttttttacttcaaatactcactgtatttcatatcttatgcttgtcgtatatttcctttgtattatcgatagttagtctcaatttcgacattactatatcaacaagacattccattatcaaattaaaagactttcttgcagaaacaaatcactgtggcctgatgggatcctagtagttgacccacttccgcccggtctaaccttgcttggggcgctttttactatcttcaacaggttcgattcgctaaacttacgacacctttatgtggtgacctcaatcacatgggctgagtaagagttgatgtgaattattcataaccgatcgataccttgcctcactttgttgagagcaagccaacacaatttccataggtttgcgtggctaaataaaagccgtgaatttagtgtcacccccctggCAGCTacgcttgcgaattgcctgtcttcagctgcggtatagcacggtatataggcagtttgcagagagtgtcgcttctctatctatTTTTCTCGGAGAACATGTTTTATAACTTGCAGCAAAAGCGTACCTGATGCAACTTATATCCCGGGAGGTTTCAAAGTAAGTGATCATGAGTTTTGTATTGAAAACGTAATACTCAATGTAAGTGGAATAGGTTGAACCAAAATCTTGTTGAAACGCAACTTTCTGTGGTAATGCATGTATTATTGCACGCATGACGCCTgtgtataatgtacatgtatgtatgcatgTTATATGCATGGTCGAGTTTGGTGTTCTCTTTCTATATAAATACGGTCTGTAGAATAGAATTGCAATTTTTGTCCACGGAGCTGAGTAGAAATTGAATTACGCTACACATACACTTTGTCTAGACTAGCTAGCGTAGCCCAGCAACCATGCAATTGTTGAAAGCCTTAGCAATAATTCCTATAAAATATCACAGTCCGTTGCTTATATAATTATAGTCTTTATGACCTTTATCACTACTGAGGACCTTTTAGTCACCATTGTGCTCCAGTAATACAGAAGCCACATATCATACTGGGTGATTGTACTAATCAAGTGACACTGGCTAATTTTGCATGGCAAACTGACCCCTTGATTGTGTTTGATCATTTCAACGTGACAAACGATTTagatttaagggtagactaggtacagttggtcgaagcagcaaaaaaaaatcaattttcattatctaaatcaatatattattgaaatataacactttgatgttttgcaaaagttcagtctacaaatcatatactttgaaaacttgcttgatttattgttgttaatgagttatgtacgttttacaaaagtgttgttgttttagctctCTTCACAAGaaacacaggacctacaaaagtatatctgtgatatttgaattcttctacccactcgctatgaaatgatcaatgcaatttttgctaaagctcactaccattcgcaagatgctgtgaactaccaaatcgcaacactttaaaataattgctaaccttaagtAGAGACAGCTATCTCTCAGGTAGAGTCCGACAGGCAAGCAAatactatagggtccacaacttataagttccccctaacacttttttaaataaatcgaaaaatattttacaaaatgtaaaatgtaaaaagtCACGTGTAGCctgatttgttttacacatgtggaccaatttatagcgtcacacgtcattgcgttcagtcacagtgGTTAATTGTGTAAAATCATTCGTCTTAGGGCATTTTAATAAGGGCACTTAATTTAAcacccacgtgaccagatgggcgatgacattacagcgtctagacaggatttggcacagcgggtggtcttcctgtgtatttcaattggaaacgcgggatgcatgtccaaattttctcgcaaatttgtcatttttttgcaattttgtagtattattgtaagagtttccgtcgataacttttttccgtcgaccaaaactttcaaaatttagttcttgaaaacatactaaaacagggctgtcaactttttggaattgcttggcgtgagacagaggcgtaccgggatttgccgactccaatgttcattttgtaacatgattatttgagccacgacgctcgagaatgtgaaaagcggggggggtgTTTAGGAGTAACAAATAATTAATgaagatgcgtgagattttactcattttgcgtgagatttactacctaggcgtgagattatactaccttggcgtgagaccgtgagaaagtgacccaatgtgtgagactcacggccaatgcgtgagagttgacagccctgtactAAAAAAGCGGAATTCCCGTATGTATAATTAAGTTGCCTATTAAATttccagcaattttgatgatatcgtctgaaaaattcctatctcttagcattgtaacacatctgctgatcacttggtggtcttggtatggtggCGCCCATGGGTTACGTGggtattaaatttagtgccttatATTTGATACCCCATGGTAACTGAAAATAGAGACCGTTTTGAAAGATGCACCTGAGTCCAAAGCAGTCATGGATAGGCTcgacctactgtattgtttgagagttgactcctatatACTCAGATGCCGGTCTATTTTTCACATAATGAACCAttatgactgaacgcaatgacgtgtgacgctataatatGATCCAtacgtgtaaaacaaataaggctacacatacgtttttaaacttttacattttgtaaaatatgtttcgatttattaaaaaaaaaaaaagtattaggggggggtgggaacttataacttgtggaccctatagaAACGCTTACACCACGATTGTGGGATTTATTAGTCGTTTGTCAAATCATACCAATAAgatatattgattaatatttgGCAGGTTATATCTGCAGTCCATATGACGAAGAACCGTCATCTTCAAGTTATTATGTTGTGAACATCGCCCTCAAATCCCAAACCAATTTCCCCTGATTTATATAGCTTGGTATCActggtttatattttctttcactGATCTAATTTTCACATACCAATTGCATTAGACTGTCAGCAGGGAACAGCTCTAACCAAGCCATATGTTGAAATACGGGCCTGAGTACCTGGTCACTCATGCTCATAGGGTCTGTGGTTTATTGGTCACTCTACCACTGAGTATTGATATTTGGATCTTATTCTATAATATTTTCACTTCATAAAATTTCCTCATGTGACTATATGAAACTTATTCAAGCTATCATTTTAGTGCAAAAAGCAATTCATATAATACCAACAATTTGATAACCAGAGTGTAGAACATAGTAAAGCTTCCAGTGAACATAGCTTGCTGCGAAAATTATGTATATTGATTTCAGTGTGGGAAGCAAATACACTTCTAGAATAAAATAATActgaccacagaccctagaaatttGCCCGAGGGCATGGTATGTACATACAGACCAAGTCCACCTGTTGTTTACTAGTCAATAATGATCTAATAGTATGAATACACAAGTAGAAATtcccagggccgttcctagggattttgccgccctaggcaaagcctctccctgccgccccaccaaagcataccaaaaatgtgttaagggggttacccccttgaaaaatcatcaggtttttttttagtggcggagctagggtttgtagcgcccagggctaaggaaaCATAATGAcgcccccaattcttgaaacaattgcgcgcggagcgaacaaaattgtgcacaaatagggcttaccactaattaattttgaaaatgaaattaaatatcggtcttaaattgataattttgtgcgaaatgctcgcgaagcgcgcgaaaattttgacttacaTCACTGAGggggaggggcgcagaatcgatcctGAATTGTTCCattcggcgccccctaagggtggcgcacGTGCCCCACCTCCCCCCATCGTTACACCACTGGtttttccgccctgttttctgtttctcttttcgccccctttttatttattttaaaaatttttatccgccctcattttttcttcccttttctttcttcaTTCCCGTTTTTTTCGCCCTTTTGGCGCCCCTCTaagtttgccgccctaggcgaccgcgttacctggcctaatggtcggaacggctcTGAACATTCCAGCTGCTAAAACCCTCGAAGTTTGCATTAAGTTTTAAGGTATGTCCGCGTTCTACATATTTGCACATGCACAATACAACAAAGCCTACACCTTGATGTCAAAGGTGTCGGCTCTGTCCTATTGTATCTTACGATTACATTTCAATAAATAATTCAAAATAGTTATTACGTAGTCAGTCGATTTTTTCACTTGTAAAACAACGTAATTTGTCATCATCTTTGATTTTTATCCTATTTTTCAGCCAGTAAGCGGAATGTCTCATTCTAATACACTCTGGAAAATGGTCAAGACATTTGGCGATACTGGTGAACAAAAGCTGCAGAATGCCAGAGGCGTCGCAATCAATCAAGACGGCGATGTGGCTGTGACAGATAGCCCGGCGAAGAGAGTTTACATCTATGACATTAAGAATGGGAAACTGAAGATAGCTATTGATACCACCATGCACTCAAATCCTTCCAATTTCACTTCAAAACCACATGGAATAGCCGTATGCCAAGATAAATACGTTGTATGTGACGAGACCTTCTACCCCACTGTTTATGATAACTGTGGTAACTACATCCAGCAAATTAAAGTAACAAAATATAAAGAACATGGCACATTTAGTATCGGCTCCAATTCTCAGGGTCAAGTGTTGGTAGGTCATTGGAATGTTAAACATATTGGTGTGTATAATCTCAATGACGGCAAGCTCGCATCTTCCTCTGCTATTCCACACAGTGCGTGGTACATAGCAGTATCTTCAGATGATAGCAGAATCATCTTAAGCGCAAACGGCTCTGAAGGGGCTCGAGTAATCGATTCCAAAGGTCAAACCATCCATGTTTTGAGTCTTCCTACAGATGTCTCGTCTTCCTGGTGCCCAACTGGTGTCTGCACCATTGGTGAAGGCGAAGACGAGGAGATATTTGTTTGTAGTTGGAGCCCACAAGGAGTGTATCGCTTCTCTCTTACTACTGGAAAGTATCTGGGCTGCATAACAACAGATGTGAGTAGCCCACGAGGAATTGCGTGTGCAGATGACGGACGGATCGTTGTAGCAGAGACACAGTGCGTCAAAGTGTTTGCTCCGTGCACTTGAACACTGGATTTGTAAAACAAGAAAAATGATATATCAAGCAAACGCCTATCTacatagtctcggtcccagccggtgtGTGCTGCTCCGTCACTAagcaaaccgtctggcgacaaatCGTaaaatgtgaccgttcacggcgaatgagccgtaaattccttccccggtcaattttgttttatttcgtgtttaaaaaataaacatcataaacttaaaaatggtacatcatttgacttcaaacgatatccagaagcggggttatggtttgttaaactttgctccttcaacaaaattatagcttttacgtttttacatgtgtctctttttccacattactggcagtaaatatcaaatagtcataattggcggtcacttcaaatcatccccaagtcaacgaggtttaagaaagttctctcattgttaattgttggttatgcatacctgtacaaaatacaatgcctggtaacccaccacttgaacaggatttagcaaaagcaaacaaagaccagagctattaaaagttctataaccatctaaggtagaagcttattatccacttcaacaatagaattattgattagtttttgactaacaaaatgagacagatgtcgggccaggttaagttaccgatgaatacgaccttcgtacagattttacaccgtaactcagaatacaatttagggaatttacggctcatttgtgctgtcgGGTCACaaatgacgatcgctgattggttaatgaatttccaaataaaaaggttTATTCATATAGATCATCTGACCGTCGGAGGTCAACATCCGTTGCTAATTCCGGTCAGATGACCCTGTTTCCCGCTACCATCAAAAGCAGCATCAGTCGGCATTGACGACAGTGGTCGCAGGCCCccaacctccacaatgtaagtcgTGAGAACTTGGTTCAATTTGTACTTTCTCGATATGAATACACC includes:
- the LOC140164891 gene encoding uncharacterized protein, giving the protein MSHSNTLWKMVKTFGDTGEQKLQNARGVAINQDGDVAVTDSPAKRVYIYDIKNGKLKIAIDTTMHSNPSNFTSKPHGIAVCQDKYVVCDETFYPTVYDNCGNYIQQIKVTKYKEHGTFSIGSNSQGQVLVGHWNVKHIGVYNLNDGKLASSSAIPHSAWYIAVSSDDSRIILSANGSEGARVIDSKGQTIHVLSLPTDVSSSWCPTGVCTIGEGEDEEIFVCSWSPQGVYRFSLTTGKYLGCITTDVSSPRGIACADDGRIVVAETQCVKVFAPCT